The genomic window AGCCAGAGATACAGGCCTACTTCCGGGACGTCTCCGACCACTTGCTGCGGGCCATCGAACAGATCGCCGCGTTCGACGAACTGCTGAACTCGATCCTGCAGGCGCATCTCGCGCAGGTCAGCGTCGCGCAGAACGAGGACATGCGAAAGATCACGGCGTGGGCGGCGCTCATCGCCGTGCCGACCATGGTGTGCGGGGTCTATGGCATGAACTTCGAGCACATGCCCGAGCTGCACTGGAAGTTCGGCTACCCGCTGGTCCTCGGAGTCATAGCCACCGCCTGCGTCACCCTCTACCGGGGCTTCAAGCGCAACGGCTGGCTGTGACTCCAGGACCGGCGGCAGCGGGAGCGGGGAACTCGGGTCAGTGCGTCGCGCCCTTCGCGTAGACGCTCTCGGCCCAGGAGGCGATCTGGTCGTCCGACAGATGGTGGGCCAGGTCGGCCTCGCTGATCATGCCGACGAGGCGCTTGTTCTCGATCACCGGGAGCCGGCGGATCTGGTGCCCCTTCATCTCCTCGAGCACCTCCCTGATGTCGGCGTTCGCGTCGATCCAGCGCGGTGTGCCCTTGGCCAGCTCGCCCGCCGTGACCGTCGACGGGTCATGACCGAGGGCGACACAGCCGACGACGATGTCGCGGTCCGTCACGATGCCGCAGAGCCGTTCGTTCTCGTCGCTGATGGGGAGCGCTCCGACGTTCAGCTGGCGCATCAGCTGGGCGGCGCGGTCCAGGGTCTCGTGGGCGGGGATCCACTGTGCACCGCGGTGCATGATGTCTCCGGCGGTGGTCATGTAGTACCTCCCGATGCCGGACGGCCGGCGCGGCGCAGGACGCACCGCTAGTCCCGGCGCCTACATTCTTGCCGCGCCCGGGGTGAAGCGCACTCGGGGAGGGACACGGCCACGCCTGACACGGGCGGGGATCAGGCGGCGAAGTGGATGATCCTCTCCGGGACGGCCCGGATGATCACCCGGACCTCGTCCCCTGTAAAGGCCTTTCGAGGGTTTCGAGGGGTGATCCCCTCGCCCATCAGCCGTTCCAGGCCGGGTGTCGTGGGTCGTCGGCGCGTACCAGGACGTCAGCGGTGGTGGCCGGGGCGGTTTCGGTCTCGTAGCGCTCGAATGCGGGAAGGGTCCAGTGGTCGCGCTCGGGGGTACGGCGGCGCAGGGCGCCCGGGGAGAGGAGGACGTGGACGGTCAGATCGAAGGGGAACCAGTGCTTCAGGAGGAGGGGGCCGTGCGTCAACAGGATGGCGCCGGGCGGGAGTTGGATGTAGGGGCTGCGGGTCGCGCGGTCCGTGGTGGGGTCCCAGAGGTCGGGCAGGACCCGGCCCGTGCCCCCGGGATCGAGCGGGCCGAAGACCTCACGCCACAGGGCGGCGGTGTCGAACCAACCGTCGTAGTACGCCTCCACGTCCTCGTGGCCGTACTCGAACCGGAGCGACGCCGGCCGGAGGAAGCCCTCGGTGCCCACCACGAGCGAAGAACGGCCGCGTATGCGCAGCGCCTCCGACACGAGGGCGGCGAGATCGCCCGGACGGGCGGACGGGGCGCCGTCGAACGCGATGCGTGGCCAGGGGGAGCCGTCGTCCGGTTTCAGGTCGAGGAGGCGGTCGGCGAGGAGGTCGCCGAGCCGTTCCCAGGTGATCGCTTCGAATCGCACACGCCCATGATGCCGCGCGCGGCGAACCGTGCCCGAGCCGGTCGGGAGGCCGGTCCTCCGGCCGCGTGACCATGCGGCCACCAGGGGGAATGAACCGCGTATGGCAGCGCTCGCTACTCCCCCGCCCCCTACCGGACTTGTCGTCGTGCAGGCACTCAGGAAGAAGCACTGCGCCGAGTGCCGGAGCGGGCCGGTCGCGCTGCTCGTGCTGGAGGAGGGAGCGCCGCGGTGCCTCGACTGCGCGGACCTCGGGCACCTGGTGTTCCTGCCCCGAGGCGACACCGCGCTCACACGGAGAGCCAGGGAGGAGAGTTCGCTGTCGGCCGTGGTCGTACGGTTCAACCGGCGCCGCAGCCGGTACGAGCGGCAGGGCGTCCTGGTCGAGGAGACGGCGCTCGCCCGGGCCGAGGAGCGATGCCTGGCGGACGCGGAGGCACGGCGCCGCCGCCGGGTGCGGGACGCCCGACGGCGGGCGGCGGAGGACGTGCGCTTCACGGACGCGTTCGCCACGGAGATACGGCGGCTGTTCCCCGCCTGCCCGGCCGAGCGGGCCCGGGAGATCGCCGCCCACGCCTCGGTGCGTGGCAGCGGCCGGGTCGGCCGGAGCGCGGCGGGTCGCGCCCTGTCGGGGGTGGCGGTGAACTCGGCGGTCATCGCGTCCATACGGCACGTGGACACGCCGTACGACCAGCTGCTCATGACCGGCGTGCCACGGCATGAGGCGCGGCGACGGATCGCGGGGGTGGTGGAGAGGAGGCTGCGGGAGTGGCGGGGGGGGGGGGGGAGGGGGGGGGGGGGGGCGGGGCGGGGGGGGGGAGGGGAGGGGGCGGGGAGGCCCCCCGGCGGGGAGGGAGAGGCCACGGGGCAGCAGTGGGCGGCCCCCTGGACGCTCGCGTACGGAATCGCGCATCTCGGCCATGGTGACTGTGGTCGTGCGAATGTTCACTTGTAGTGACGGTGAGTGGCGGGCAGGATCTTTGGGTTCGGGGGATCGAGGTGGGAGCGGACATGATCGATGGGCCGTACTTCGTACTGACGGTGCTGGGGTTGCTCGGGACGGGGATCGTGGCGGGCGTGTTCTGCGGGTTCTCGACGTTCGTGATGAAGGGGCTGGCGTCGTTGCCGCCGGCGCAGGGCGTGGCGGCGATGCAGGCGATCAATGTCAGTGCTCTGACTCCGGCGTTCATGCTGGTGTTCGCAGGTACGGCGGTGTTGTGCGCCGTGCTGGCCGTCGTGACGTTCGTGCTGTGGCCGGACGAGGGCAGGATGGAGTTGCTGCTGGGCAGCGCGCTGTATCTGTTCGGCTGCTTCGGAGTCACGATGATGGCGAACGTGCCGCGCAACGAGACGCTCGCCAAGCTGGACGCGGGGACGCCGGAGGCCGCCGCGTACTGGCGCGAGTACGTGGGCGAGTGGACGACGTGGAACCACGTCCGGATGGTCGCCTCGGCCGCCGCGGCCCTGTCGTATCTGCTGGCGCTGGCCTGAGGCGGGCGCGGCGGGCGCGTCGTATCGTGGCGGGGAGAGAGTGCCGCCCGAAGGCGTACAGCCCTGCGCCATGTGCCTTGCCTTGTGCTTGGGTCCTGTGCTTGTGCTTGGGTCCTGTGCTTGTGCTTGGGTCCTGTGCTTGTGCTTGGGTCCTGTGCTTGTCCTTGTGCCTTGTGCTTTGCGCCGTATGTCGATCCGAGTCCGCCGGTGTACGGCCGTGCCCGTACGCGTACGCAATACGTGAGGGAGACGGCCATGGCCGATCCCAAGGGTTTTCTGACCACGCCACGCGAGGAGTGGCCCCGTCGACCCGTCGAGGAGCGGGTGCGGGACTGGGACGAGGTGTACGTTCCCGGGGCGCTC from Streptomyces sp. DSM 40750 includes these protein-coding regions:
- a CDS encoding CBS domain-containing protein translates to MTTAGDIMHRGAQWIPAHETLDRAAQLMRQLNVGALPISDENERLCGIVTDRDIVVGCVALGHDPSTVTAGELAKGTPRWIDANADIREVLEEMKGHQIRRLPVIENKRLVGMISEADLAHHLSDDQIASWAESVYAKGATH
- a CDS encoding anthrone oxygenase family protein, whose translation is MIDGPYFVLTVLGLLGTGIVAGVFCGFSTFVMKGLASLPPAQGVAAMQAINVSALTPAFMLVFAGTAVLCAVLAVVTFVLWPDEGRMELLLGSALYLFGCFGVTMMANVPRNETLAKLDAGTPEAAAYWREYVGEWTTWNHVRMVASAAAALSYLLALA
- a CDS encoding uridine kinase, with the translated sequence MRFEAITWERLGDLLADRLLDLKPDDGSPWPRIAFDGAPSARPGDLAALVSEALRIRGRSSLVVGTEGFLRPASLRFEYGHEDVEAYYDGWFDTAALWREVFGPLDPGGTGRVLPDLWDPTTDRATRSPYIQLPPGAILLTHGPLLLKHWFPFDLTVHVLLSPGALRRRTPERDHWTLPAFERYETETAPATTADVLVRADDPRHPAWNG